The window TGGTATTAACTAACGATTCTGTTCGCTATTAACAAGGGAATCGCTCACCATTTATTACGAGTACAGCATAATCACTCACCCAGGTAGAACATTGTTCAGTTCGTGCTTCAACTAATCCTCCTAGCTCAAGGGCTTCATACCTTACCCAGGTCAACCATGCAGGGAATCCCCATGAAGCTGTAAAGTTAGATAGACAAGGACCAATTTAGCTGATTACCGTATCCCAGAACAATCTAGAAAGCTCAAATTGTATAACCAGGATTATCAGTTCCAGAAGGTATTTTGTGAGATCAGGAGGAAGATAGTTGGGATGTGtttatgtacatatatatataacaaCTGCCCTATGAACTGCCCTATGAACGTCTGTCTTCTGGCCAGGCATCTGTTTCTCATAAGCCAAAATCCAGTTGCCTTTTTTAGGGTTGACCTTGtgaaaaacaaactttactGTATATGTCTTGAAAGATAGACTTCTCAAACAACGAGTATATCTTGTGTATGAGCCAGTTATGTAACGTCTTGTGGCATGTATGGTATCCTGTCTTACATCGCCCTTACGATGCCGGCAATTTGTACAGAAGTCCTATAGCATTTTCATAATCGGCCTTCGGAGGGATTCCTCGGAAGCCGATACGGTATGTACGAAATGGAAAGAAATTACTCGTTGAGTAATCTTACACTGTTCTTTATATGACGAATACATCTGAAACGAAGTTGGAAGATCCAGCAGAATATTGTGGTTCTCGATTACCCTGCTTACACATCAATCCCGTACCATGTTCAATGCCCCCTATCCCCACCTCCATGACACAGATAACATGTATCCGTGCGGCTACCAGTTCACTCTAGCTTATGTAGTGCTTCAGTACTTGTAATGAAATAATagggaattgataccaaatcaCTGCACAACTGTAATTATTGACCATAGGGCATCGACTCGCGAGCATGCTAGGCTATCAGATCTCATTCCGGACCAATGACCCTGACGGATTCGGCCATTTCATCTCTCCTGTCAGAGGAAGGCAGTCAATAATCAAGTTAGTTCACCCATAATACAAACGATGGACAATCTTAGTCAGAGTAAATCGACGACTGTGTTTTATATACAAGACAACGATAGAGATTTCAGAAGATTGTTCGGCCAGTTGGTTTTCTGCTTTCCTGTTGGCTAAAGTTGTTGTTGTGACGGCTTTACCTTTTTTCTCAGAAAACTAATCGAAGTTGTCGTTGTACTAATAATAAttgcaaaaaatcaattttggcCACAACACTACTCGCCTCACTACTAAAACTGATCACATTACAATATCACACGTTCAAATTTCTGTACATATTTCACCCATTGGAATAATTTCAATCATACTTTTGTTCCATTAGTTTCTTTTTTTAACAAGTCATGCCTATGATCAATGTTTCAATGGTTCGTCTCAATGTTTCGTTGTTTCATCGCCAACTTCTTTCGAGTCTGACTGTACATTATCGTATCATACATGGACTTATATGACCGTATAATTAGCTGGCTCTATGAATCATACATGAGCTCAGTTGTTTCAATGAGATACAAATGAATTTTGACAGACTCCTCGTTATCATGGATGCCTCGCCTGTAATCTCCCAGGATAATTGCCAATATATTTTCAAGTTCTAAGCTTGAAGTTTACTTTCTCTCATTTCAAAGTTATTCCATGATAGTGTCGGGTAGTAAACAATCGCCTCTAGGCGGCAACTTCCATTCATTTCATGTCGCATCAGTGTTACTGTTTATCACCGCAAAGTCAGTTTGTTTGGCGTTTAATTGCTTCTGATTTTAATACTTAATGTCGGAAAGAGGCTTTGAAAAAGGTGTCTATACAGTCTTTTCCCAAAGCTTTGTATAGTAACGAACATTTGTATTGTATACCCAAGCATTATGATACATACCTTCGTGTCCTAGGATAGCGTATACATCCACAAGGTATTTCATCTTGGGCCCGCTGCATCCACAGAACACCCATTTAGGCGATTTGGCCACCTCGTAATTATCGCTTCAGTCTCACGAGTAAACGGGAGATTACTTATTATGCTTACCATTTCGTGAATAGACTGACAATAAGCTTATAATAGGAAAGAGGAGATGTGATCAGACGCAAAGCAAAAGTTCGATTGTCTTCGTACAGCGCTTTTGAGTGAGTAGGGTCTGCACAAAAGCGCTTCACAACGACTGTCCCTATCGATCTGTTCAGTGGCACGCTCGGGGTCAATCAGCTCGCGAGACTAGAGTGGCTGGGAGTATCAAGTGGCTGCCGTCATTTCAGCGCATGCGCATATGTGAACTTGATCTGCGATGAGGAAAAGGAGGCAATGACACCTGGCTTCGAACCCAACTCCCTTGGATATATAACTGGACACATCAACTAGTACTGTCGATCGATGCACCAATGATTGTTACTCCCATCATAAAACATCGAACCACGATCAGGGTAACGCCAATATTACGTGTGACTTCGTTAGCATTATCGATATAATTAGCCTATACTCAGCTAATCAAATATCTAAAGAGTATGTTTTCGATAATAATGCATATGTTGACTCGTTATATTAGCTGAAATTGGTTATAGATCGCCCCTTGCTGTTGAAGCATCGGACAGAGACAAACAAATCCATTTGCTCGTATCAACATCATCATACGCGTGCCAATGTCCCTAATATTCCTGCGCATTTGACAGCGTACAGAACCCACAAATGATGGCCTTGATTAATCTGGTTCTCTCATGCTTGCTATATGTCACTTTCTGTCCAGTGCATTCGCAGCTAACTTCGTGTAAGGATGCCTATGTACAGGGTACAGAACCAAAGCTCCTCGAGGACCTATACGGGGGACACTTAGTCGTTCTTTTGGCGGATGTCTACACATTCCAGAAGGAAGGAGACATTGTTGGCTGGCAGCTATACAACGCTTGCAACTGCAGTAGTTATTACGTTGATGTGTTCAGGCCAGTGCCAGTGTTTGATAATTCGAATACCTTTGATTTGGTTCATTCCACAGAAGTTGCGGCACCATGTGCTGGACAAATGAACATAGTGGAGTCTACACCATTTaaggtacgtacatgtatgcctaACTAGATATCGCAAGAACATCTCGTTAGGTTTTTGCTTCCGTTTTGTTCAGGACACTGATTAAGAAGTTACTTTCATGTGAAGCACAAAAGCAGTGTGTTGGAGTGTTGattatttcaaatgcatttagCAGTAGTGTGACTGATACCGCTAGGCAATACGCAATGTTTCATATTGACAATATCTGTATGTATAAAGGTCCTTGCTTTCAAGGTTCTTCCTGGTGATCACATCGGCTTTCACAGCGTTGGGAAGGATGATTATGGGCTATCACATTCTAAAGAGTCAAACGAAAACCAATGGCCAGTGCTGGCAGAAGGGAAATATAGCAGCGATATCACTGGAAGCAACAACAGGGTTGTTTTTGATGCTTCTACCCAAGGGAGGCAAGTTGCTGTCAGAGCCATTCTCATTACCAAGGATGCTGATGCAGGTAAGAAAACGTCCGAGCTTTGGAAACTGTTCAGGTCATATTAAACAAGTGTTTCATAATGTTGTTACTGAAATTGTTGAAAGGTTTGTACCTTATGGGCAAATTCAAAATTCTACTTCAATTATTTAGAGTATGGCCTTGTTGCATCAACTTTGCATTCACACCCTGCCGTCCCACACTTATAAATATGTACAAAAGCAAGGAGCAATTATATGTTAGGGTTAAACTTCTCTTTCTTTAAGAATTATCATGAATTTTCTTTCAGAGGAAAGTTGTCATCTGTCTTTCCTCCAGCGGGAATCGTCTACCATAACTTCAGCGCCTTTTCAAACAAATCCCTGCTACAGTGAGCTCGAGTGTGCCCGGTCCTGTACGCACAGCCTTGCTTGTACTGCATTCCAGTTCGATTCTGACAAGAAAACTTGTGACATGTACCTCCCTGAGTTCACAGCGGTAACACAACAAAATGTGACACAGACATTGTCTGTATTTACAGCAAACTGAGTTTGATGGTTAGTCGTAGCCAGATATTGAAAGCAGCCTCTCTTGTTTTAAAAACTTGTTAAATATCGGTACAACTTTTAAAGGATGTTGGCGCGCGAGTTTTACGATATAGAGCCGTAAACTATTTTCATTGGCTGGGAGATGGCAAACACGGACCAATGATATTTAACCGTACTCGATCACGTAAGAATGCTTGTTAACTCGATAATAAACTTAGTTGCTACCAAAGGAAGTACTGCTCATTCTGTAGCTCAGTCCGTGTAATGGCCGCTCGGCGCAGAAACCGTTCTGTTTTAACGGAAACAAACGACAATCTATCGGCGGTAATAGCCTTGTTTATGCCGGCGACGTGTTGTGTGGTATAATCACCTCAGTGGCCCTATTAGGGTAGTTTGTTGTATTGGCTGTCTGATTTAGTGCCCAGGCAGTTTCCGGGCGGACCCCGTCAAATGAGACATTAGTTCTCTACGTGGACCTTCTCTAACGATGTTTACTTCGCTCTGTAATGTATCGTGGACGGTGGCGGTGGCCATCTTGTGGTCTTGCGAAGTTATCAAGAAAGTTTTAAAAGCTGATGCAGTTGAGTCATAACAGTCAATACGTAAACTCTAACAGCTTGAACCAAAATACGCTCAATGTATCTCTCTCTTCCTCTCGTTTTCATTCTGCCGAACACTGTAACAAAAAACACATTAGTCAGCAATCTTGTTAGAAGATGTGATGTTATCAAGACcatatgatgatgacgatttatTGACTTGTCAGCCCCGTCAAAGTAAGATCCTTAGACTTATGATGTGACATAAACTGCCAAACAAGCATGCAGCATACAAGCGAAAACACTGTAATTGGTAATTTTCATTTTCTCGTCTTTCATCAGCCTGCAATCCACCGTACTGGAGCTGGGCCAGCATGTTATTAAATCGACGTCAGCTTCAAGAGCAAAATTACCATATTCTAATAAAAAGGCTTCCCTATGAAGAAATTAGTCCAAAAGTAATTAACTGGGACTCAAAGCGGTACAACAAGATGAGATGTCTGTCCTCTATTATCTTACGCTGTTGCTAGTTGATGGCTGCGGTGAGTGGAATAACTAATGAACTCTGAGCGTTGGGTTTTGGTCAAAGAGAAGAAGAACAGAGATTCTGGGAAAAACGTTTTCTCAAGCCGGGAAAAACAACGTAGATGCAGTGGTGGCCTTCGTATTCAAACATCTTCATTATTTCACAGAAAATAGAAAGCCGTTTCTTTGCAGAATTCGTCATTTGAACACAAAGATTCTCTTATTCAGCTTTTAACAAAGCCTCTGAATGTTTGCATTTCTTTTAGTTCAAATTAAAGGATTGAATGATGCATTGCCGAAGTCAACTGTAAGAAGCATGACATCATAGCTTGATAGTCTTTTCATGGCGACACTCACCGTAAACAGCATTTCATACTTTGCAGCTCATTCAAGATGATTATTTCCTTTGCCCCTGAAATCAAATTACCTACTTCAAACAGAATCATACTCTCAACTGGAAAATGTAATCGTCAACATCAGAATAATTGATGAAAGGAATATGTTTGCTGTGCATTTGGCTTCCATTGACTTTGAGTGCAAAGTGTTGTGGTGAAGAAAACCCACACCAGAGTGAATGTGCAATCTAGCGCCTTTTCATCGACTTCTTAAGAATATCAGGCCGCCAAAGTAACAGCATTATTATTAGAGAGTGGTTTTATCTTGCTTCATGAAATCCGCTTGTGTGATGGTCTCTTTCTCTTCTGATTCTAAGGCTTCGTGCGCTATTGGAATTTAATGTTATTATTGGAATTAAATGAACATGCAAGGCAGGGATCTCACAGGGACTTTTGGTTGTATGGCAAAGACTGATCGGGAGACCATGTACGAGCTTTTACATTCGTATAGATCGCATTATATTCACTTAAAAATAGAGAACAAGATTTGCATCTTCTTGTTAACGGAACTAGGTTATTAATATGAGACTAAGAGCTGTTGTTCTGATGTTCCAGGTTCCATTTGTGAATGCCATTGGCGCTTCGTGTCGAATGAAATCTTAGACAAATGGCTACGATTCGCGCAAAAATGAAAAAGGCGACAAAAGTGACAATTTAGACGAGAGTAATTTATTGCCGCCTCGAAATGCAGCATCATtatttttaagaaataaaaAGGCAACAGCGCTTGCTGCAAAGATTCAACTCCGTACATCTACTCGTTCAAGGTCTTCACCAACAAATGGTATAAACAGGTGAAAGGTGAAATAACTTTTAAGCACAAAAAGTAGCCTCAGACACTTAATTCCCATCCTCCGAACCACGGCTGACATTCAAGTATCCTTGTCTCGTTACAGCATCAGTAGCGAAGCCTCGCAAGGAACCATCCGTGCATGCAGAGCTGATTACAGCCAACAACATACAGCTCAGAGGACTAATATCATTTGACGTCTACTGTGGCTGAGGCCCTGGGCGGCACAAGTTGACATATCGGGATCTCGGCGCCGCATGAGGAAGTCATTTCCCAAAGCCACAGGGCGACAAGACTGTTTGTGCGCGGATGATCACATTCACAGGGTTTCATATCACAATTGCCTCAAGCTCGTGTCACAGTTTACTTGGATTTTACCAAACTTCGTTCCGACTAAAGTGAGCTGCGACATTTCCAATTCCCAATATCGAATTCGATTTAAATGTGTGATAGCTTTGTAGTTGCGCCGTTTGATGTTCTCGCGTGACAAATTTATTGTACATTTACATCGCGAGTTGGAATTGGTAGTAATGAAGGTTCGTGGTGGTGCCATTATGTTCCTTTTCTTGTGGCAATGGAGTAGTTGTTCTTTACACCACGTACATGTAGACATTGAGTTGCACATTAACTACGCTGTGTATCTCTCACTTGTTGCCAATTTTGGAAGAAGTAGACACTTGATTCGATTTCTCCGAAGCCCAACGCAACATACGAATTGACTAATATGTAGTTGAACTTGCAACGCGACTTTGTGCCTTATAATGCAGTTGAAGAGATCTcgacaaaatcatgaaatgagacTTCTGTCTTTTCCCGAAGGTTAAGAAGGAACCATTCGGCGTCATTGTAAATATAACGCTAATGGTGATTACAGTATAGAATTCCACCCTCGTTATTGGAAGTGGCGCATTTAATGGAGCAGAAAACCTATTCAGATCAAAACCAATTTCACCAAGCATTCATCTTGATCCAAAAGCGATACGTTTGGAAAATTACCCATTTGCTGTAATTAACAAACTAAATAGAAGACAAGGCAGTAAATATTCCATCTAATCTTACTTTTAGATGTGGAGATTGCATCTTGTTCCCATGTGATTTTACTAATTACACAGCctcattttaaattttgaagttTCATGCTGATAACAGAACTTTGGGTGAGATATCAATGTTGAACGCGAAAAATTGCGTCTGGCGTCTGGCACATCAGGTGGTGTTGATCAAAAATGGTCATTCCTGCAAGACAATTGTACAATTTTATCGCCACGGTCCATTGTGTAAAACTGAGTAATGAGGCTGAATTTGCACCATATCATTTAAGCTATTTGAAATTCATGGCTAAACCTCCGCTCACTTATCCACCTTCTATAAGTACTTCTACTAAATCATAACtatatcattcatcatcatcgcaATTTCCCGAAAACACGATTCCAATCATGCTCAAACTTTAGTTACAGTTTTTCGCTCATGATTTATCGAGCAATCGGGAGACAGACTGATCGAGTTGGCCGGCCATTTATTCACGAAATCCTGAagaaatgtgtttattttaCGTCGAGGAAAGATATGATCAAATTCGAGTGATGCGCTGTAATAAGCCTCGAGTAGATCGATTTCTTTCTCTAACAGGAGAAATCAATTGGAAGCAAGCGTTTCTTTCAGAATGTCAACATTTGCGTTTAGAGAAATCTGCATAGCAAACAGATTGAAAACATATGACTGTTTAgagtattttttatttttgtggagCCTTGCTTGTTATGAGTATCCAATATGGGGTCTGGAAGTCGACCCCCTTTATATTTCACTCTGAGGTCACCATTCATACTTAACGTAATTTGTCTGCCATTTGTCTGCCAGTAGTTATACCCATCAGCCTTTACAAATAGCCACCAATAGCAAAATGGGAGGGTCCCGTGATGCCATCTATAAATTCAACGTTCAGCTGAACCGTTGCAGCCGAGGGGCTGGGTTCTCATCAAGAAAACCAATGCAGTACATTAACGGTAGCAATGAACAGCCAATGTGATCTTGatacaaaagaaatattttattATCAAAAAAGGTATACTGAAGATGTGACTCAACTGGTTGCTAATGACTGTATCATGTCGGTAGCTTGAACCCGAACATGATCATGCCGTTGTCGTTTTCCCGGACAGAAGGGCCCCCTACTTATTTCAGTTGAGCAATTGATGCTTCGTTTATCTCTCCAGTCACATGTTGCTTAGTGTAAGACGCTCAGCCATCCGATGTGCTATTTCCTGCATGAGTGTCGGATGAACCCAAGTCATCATGTCACTTCACTTGTGAAAATAAACGCCGACATCAGCTGCGTGCACTGAGTATTTTGGGCTGAAAAAATAACAGAGTATAAAGTTGCAAGATGAGACAAAACTAACCACCGTAGATAATGTAGCCTTATTTGATTAGCCTGTATGGTATCCATATGAACTGACCTTGGTCCTATTTTGTTCATAGTTCTAACAAGATACGATCGGGGCGTGTATTGAAATGTTGAATTGGCAATTTACAGACATATATAGGAGTGACCATcgtgacaatatcaggccattacACTCCATACATATACTTACTTCCTCATGCGTAAGGAGGAGTCGTGTAGAAGACCCCGTTTCAAGAGGATGAGGAGTGACCAAAACAATTACCTTTTTAAAAGCCTTCTTCTGtgaaagaagatgatgaagccTGTCACGGCGACAGCTAGGAGGCCTAACACAGTTACTCCGATACCAACTCCTAGCATGGTGTGGTTGCTCACAGAAGCATCTGAAGTAGTTACAGAACACGATTTAACAACTGaggaaatgaagaaaataaaatCGTTGAAAAAGATTTGAGGACCTTGAAGTTCAGAACCCTTCATGAACTTCATGACGGATTATATGGAAGATATAGCCTAGTTTGAGTGTTACTCTTACATATCCAACAAGCAGCTATTAACTGTCACTATAGTGCCAAATGATCAGAGAAGTGCCCTAATATGGAGTCGCGGGACAGCTTTTCAACAATGCCTTCTTTCTAGCAGTAGGGTGAATGAGTGCCGCGCTACATTATCGCTAGATGCCTACGGCTGAAATTGCAAATTACGATTTCAACATCCACAACACTTTCCTTACCTTGGCCAACGGGGGTGTTTGTCGTCGATGTTGTTTGTAAGTTGGTTTGAGTTGACTCAGGGAAAGTCTGTAAAGTTGAGGAAGGTACCCGATCTGTGACAGCATTGGTGAAGTCGGCAGTCGTATGCTCTGAAGTTGGGCCAGATGAACTTAGTGGCTGCTCCGACATCACTGTTGATGTCACTGTTGGGACAGTTGTAGGTAATGGACTCGAAGGCTGCACAGTTCCTGTTGATGTTGTCGATTGCCCATCGTATATGTATGTGTACATTGCTCTAAATCCTTTGGAATTGATCGAGCTATCAGTGTGGAACTCAACGTAAAGATAGCGCCCCGAGGAGACCATGCTCTCAAGGTATTGTCCCTCTCTCCCGCAAAACCTTCCTATAATTTCCCCTTCCGCACTTTCTCCGTCTCTGAGTTGCACGTAATCAGTGTCACATCTCAACGCCACTGTGATATTCCTTCCCACAAGCTGTTCGTATGAAGGTTCTTCCAGTTCGAAATCCGTGAAGTTGAGTGCGATACGCGAGTTTCCCGGTGCCGTTAGCAGCCAAGCTTCATCTGTGTTCTCTTTGTATGAGGGAAAGCCAGGATTTGTGAACTCGCCTGACCCAGTCTCTGATGGCTTTATCAAAATCAGCGATTCGTTTTCTGAAATTGTAGATAGGAGAATGATAGTCAAGAGTTTTATTCTGGAGCCCTGAACGCACAGTCTGTCAAGCAGAAGACAGGTTTTTACACACGGAAGTGTTGGTGATTAAACTAATTATTTTGACAATTCACATAttaccttttttttcattcgaaTTAGGGATCATATCAGGTTCAGCAAAGTATAGGTCTGCCTACCTTCTGTTGTAGTGAAGTTATATCCGTTATCTGAGAACCGAACCAAGGCATCAAACCCTACACCAGTTGTCCCTTGTTGAGCTGTAAACTGAATGTAGACCATACCGCTGGGCACGAGGATGGTCCTGTTTGTCCCTTGGTCGCCGCAGAATGTTCGGAGAATCTTCCCTGATGAGGCATCACGACCTGATTTAACACgcagaaaaaacaacaaccgATATTAGAATGGTACTGCAAGGAACAATGAATGCCacatttgcgacgatattgtcAAAATCGATTACTCTAAACTTAAATTGAAAATAGCTGCAACACTATAACACCTTACCTTCGTAAATGTTGATAAAATCTTGATCAGCACAGTCCAGCTTGCTCATCCCAAGTTCAAATGTGTGGAACGTAACTTCAATCGGGAAGGACTTTGGATGAGCTATAAACCAATAGCACGAGTCTCCGGTTCGGTAAGCCGTGGGGAAGTTGGGCGAGGCGATGTGTATGGTGTCTGTTCGGAGTGTTGAGGTGACATTGCATGCCCAATCTGGAAGACAAAACCATGGAACATAAGACACACACAGAATGGATCAGATGGACAAATCAGGCATGTTCATTGATGACAGGTGCTTCTTATATACTATGCTCATTGGTTGATATACTGGCCACAACAGCCCTCACCACATCAACGCCGCCCTATCAAATTAAGTGCTATTCAGTATCTCTGAGCCGGTACATGTCGATTTAAAAGGACAAATCACCAGGTTTACCATTTGTGTAAAATGCCCTAAAGCCTTGACCATGTCCAAATCCATTTGACTCGAAGTCCACGCGCAGTTGGCTATCATCAGAAACGAATGTCGCTTCCGTCGTGTTGGGGATGTGGCACAGTGAGTGGTAGAGGCTGTAGGAGCCCAATAGAAACACTTTGTCAATGCAAGCTTGGCCAGTCCTCTCTAGATCAAGATGGGAGAACTTCAGCCGGATTACTCGGCCTGGTTTGGTCTGTATGAGCCACTTGCACTTCTGATTACGTAGATAAGCCTGGGGCCAACCAGGTGAT is drawn from Lineus longissimus chromosome 1, tnLinLong1.2, whole genome shotgun sequence and contains these coding sequences:
- the LOC135482798 gene encoding uncharacterized protein LOC135482798 codes for the protein MMALINLVLSCLLYVTFCPVHSQLTSCKDAYVQGTEPKLLEDLYGGHLVVLLADVYTFQKEGDIVGWQLYNACNCSSYYVDVFRPVPVFDNSNTFDLVHSTEVAAPCAGQMNIVESTPFKVLPGDHIGFHSVGKDDYGLSHSKESNENQWPVLAEGKYSSDITGSNNRVVFDASTQGRQVAVRAILITKDADAEESCHLSFLQRESSTITSAPFQTNPCYSELECARSCTHSLACTAFQFDSDKKTCDMYLPEFTAVTQQNVTQTLSVFTAN